Proteins from a single region of Kineosporia corallincola:
- a CDS encoding SPFH domain-containing protein — translation MAEIRRYPFVWHVRSGTTDHLVHVSRGRTVHAGTGQAFWFRPLTSALSEVPIDDRELGLLFHARTSDFQDVTVQATVAYRMADPDLAARRLDFGLEPRTGRWRGRPLEQIAQMLTEASQQHALALLAGLPLTGALATGMTGVRERIAAGLSGDERLLQTGVEVVDVRVIDVRPEADVERALQTPAREQVQQEADRATYERRALAVERERAISENELQSQIELATREEQLVTQRGANERRRATEAAAAGQIETQAKAEQTRVLAEARADTTRMVGAAEAETEAARMAVYATIDRDVLLALAAREAAAHLPQIGSLTLTPDVITSALSALARTDRDA, via the coding sequence ATGGCCGAGATCCGCCGCTACCCCTTCGTCTGGCACGTCCGCAGCGGCACGACGGATCACCTGGTGCACGTCAGCCGGGGCCGTACCGTGCACGCCGGAACCGGCCAGGCCTTCTGGTTCCGCCCCCTGACCAGCGCCCTCAGCGAGGTGCCGATCGACGACCGGGAGCTCGGCCTGCTCTTCCACGCCCGCACGTCCGACTTCCAGGACGTCACGGTGCAGGCCACCGTCGCCTACCGGATGGCCGACCCGGACCTGGCAGCCCGCCGCCTCGACTTCGGCCTGGAGCCGAGAACCGGCCGCTGGCGCGGGCGTCCGCTGGAGCAGATCGCGCAGATGCTGACCGAGGCCTCGCAGCAGCACGCGCTCGCCCTGCTGGCCGGCCTGCCGCTGACCGGCGCGCTGGCCACCGGGATGACCGGGGTGCGCGAGCGGATCGCCGCCGGGCTGTCCGGCGACGAGCGGCTGCTCCAGACCGGTGTGGAGGTGGTGGACGTGCGGGTGATCGACGTGCGGCCCGAGGCGGACGTGGAGCGGGCCCTCCAGACCCCGGCCCGGGAGCAGGTGCAGCAGGAGGCCGACCGGGCCACCTACGAGCGCCGCGCCCTGGCCGTCGAGCGGGAGCGGGCGATCAGCGAGAACGAGCTCCAGTCGCAGATCGAGCTGGCCACCCGGGAGGAGCAGCTGGTCACCCAGCGCGGGGCGAACGAGCGCCGCCGGGCCACCGAGGCCGCGGCCGCCGGGCAGATCGAGACCCAGGCCAAGGCCGAGCAGACCCGGGTGCTGGCCGAGGCCCGGGCCGACACCACGCGGATGGTCGGTGCCGCCGAGGCGGAGACCGAGGCGGCCCGGATGGCGGTCTACGCGACCATCGACCGCGACGTGCTGCTGGCCCTGGCCGCCCGCGAGGCCGCCGCCCACCTGCCGCAGATCGGCAGCCTGACCCTGACCCCCGACGTCATCACGAGCGCCCTGAGCGCCCTGGCCCGCACGGACCGGGACGCCTGA
- a CDS encoding NUDIX hydrolase, whose amino-acid sequence MSDSESLEDYDPAKYPPIAVTVDIVLLTIRDDSLAALLIRRGGEPFKGCYALPGGFVQPDETLAAAAARELEEETGARGMHLEQLGTYGDPGRDPRMRVVSVAYLALIPNPPEVTGGSDAESAEWSPVATFLDSTLPDAPSLLAFDHRQILRDGVERARGKLEYSGLATAFCGSEFTVGELRRVYEIVWGVDLDARNFHRKVTGTLGFLEPTGEMTTRGGGRPAQLFRRGATQTLNPPILRPSPTVF is encoded by the coding sequence GTGTCCGACTCCGAGAGCCTCGAGGACTACGACCCCGCGAAATACCCGCCCATCGCGGTGACCGTCGACATCGTCCTGCTGACCATCCGCGACGACAGTCTGGCGGCCCTGCTGATCCGCCGGGGCGGCGAGCCGTTCAAGGGCTGCTACGCCCTGCCCGGCGGTTTCGTGCAGCCCGACGAGACCCTGGCGGCGGCCGCGGCGCGCGAGCTCGAAGAGGAAACCGGCGCCCGCGGAATGCATCTGGAGCAGCTGGGCACCTACGGCGACCCGGGCCGCGACCCCCGGATGCGGGTGGTCAGCGTGGCCTACCTGGCTCTCATCCCGAACCCGCCGGAGGTCACCGGCGGCAGCGACGCCGAGTCCGCCGAGTGGTCGCCGGTGGCCACGTTCCTCGACTCCACCCTGCCCGACGCCCCGTCGCTGCTCGCCTTCGACCACCGCCAGATCCTGCGTGACGGCGTCGAGAGAGCACGCGGCAAGCTCGAATACAGCGGCCTGGCCACGGCCTTCTGCGGCAGCGAGTTCACCGTGGGCGAGCTGCGCCGGGTCTACGAGATCGTCTGGGGTGTCGACCTGGACGCCCGCAACTTCCACCGCAAGGTCACCGGCACCCTCGGCTTCCTGGAACCCACCGGCGAGATGACCACCCGCGGCGGCGGGCGCCCGGCCCAGCTGTTCCGCCGCGGGGCCACCCAGACCCTCAACCCGCCGATCCTGCGGCCGTCGCCGACGGTGTTCTAG
- a CDS encoding GbsR/MarR family transcriptional regulator, with protein sequence MAQDDDAVMRFVGRFAEELVNAGMGRMPARVWVLLLATDTGRLTAAEIAEKLQISPAAVSGAVRYLITVNMIAREREPGARKDHYRVFEQSWYEALANRDVLLNRWAAALGEGAQALGESPAGHRIRESQEFIEFMQDELAQMLGRWRERKRQR encoded by the coding sequence TTGGCGCAGGACGACGATGCGGTCATGCGGTTCGTGGGGCGGTTCGCCGAGGAACTGGTGAACGCCGGGATGGGCCGGATGCCGGCCCGGGTGTGGGTACTGCTGCTGGCCACCGACACGGGGCGGCTGACGGCGGCCGAGATCGCCGAGAAGCTCCAGATCAGCCCGGCCGCGGTGTCGGGTGCGGTGCGCTATCTGATCACCGTCAACATGATCGCCCGCGAGCGCGAGCCGGGCGCCCGCAAGGACCACTACCGGGTGTTCGAGCAGAGCTGGTACGAGGCCCTGGCCAACCGCGATGTCCTGCTGAACCGCTGGGCCGCGGCCCTGGGCGAGGGTGCGCAGGCCCTGGGCGAGAGCCCGGCCGGGCACCGGATCCGCGAGAGCCAGGAGTTCATCGAGTTCATGCAGGACGAGCTGGCCCAGATGCTCGGGCGGTGGCGGGAGCGGAAGCGGCAGAGGTGA
- a CDS encoding ABC transporter ATP-binding protein, whose translation MSDAISIEGLIKNFGSTRALDGLDLTVRTGEVHGFLGPNGAGKSTTLRVLLGLLTHDAGRVRLLGDDPRRDTAALHRRLAYVPGDVTLWPGLSGGEVIDLLGRLRGGLHENRRAELIERFELDPTRKGRAYSKGNRQKVALVAAFASETELLLLDEPTSGLDPLMENVFRECVQQTRENGRTVLLSSHILSEVEQLCDRVSIVRAGRTVDTGTLDDLRQLTRTTIEAELDSEPVGLEALPGVHGVSVHGSGPVHLHAEIEPEALAGVVRLLGQAGTRSLVSRKPTLEELFLRHYRTGAAAS comes from the coding sequence ATGAGTGATGCCATCTCGATCGAGGGTCTGATCAAGAACTTCGGCAGCACCCGGGCCCTGGACGGGCTCGATCTGACCGTCCGCACCGGCGAGGTGCACGGTTTCCTCGGGCCCAACGGCGCGGGCAAGTCCACCACCCTGCGCGTCCTGCTCGGGCTGCTCACCCACGACGCCGGCCGGGTGCGCCTGCTCGGCGACGATCCGCGCCGCGACACCGCGGCACTCCACCGCCGCCTGGCCTACGTCCCCGGCGACGTCACGCTCTGGCCCGGCCTCTCCGGCGGGGAGGTGATCGACCTGCTCGGCCGCCTGCGGGGCGGGCTGCACGAGAACCGCCGCGCCGAGCTGATCGAGCGCTTCGAACTGGACCCGACCCGGAAGGGCCGGGCCTACTCCAAGGGCAACCGGCAGAAGGTGGCCCTGGTCGCCGCCTTCGCCTCGGAGACCGAGCTACTGCTGCTCGACGAGCCGACCTCCGGGCTGGACCCGCTGATGGAGAACGTCTTTCGGGAGTGCGTGCAGCAGACCCGGGAGAACGGCCGCACCGTGCTGCTGTCCAGCCACATCCTCAGCGAGGTGGAGCAGCTGTGCGACCGGGTGAGTATCGTGCGGGCCGGGCGCACGGTCGACACCGGCACGCTCGACGACCTGCGCCAGCTCACCCGCACCACGATCGAGGCCGAACTGGACTCCGAACCGGTTGGCCTGGAGGCACTTCCGGGCGTCCACGGGGTCAGCGTGCACGGCTCCGGGCCGGTGCACCTGCACGCCGAGATCGAGCCGGAGGCCCTGGCCGGGGTGGTGCGGCTGCTCGGCCAGGCCGGCACCCGCAGCCTGGTGAGCCGTAAACCCACGTTGGAAGAGCTCTTTCTGCGTCACTACCGCACCGGGGCGGCGGCGTCATGA
- a CDS encoding ABC transporter permease, protein MITLTRFALRRDRVRLTVWLLGIACVPSGVATTLADLYPDVASRRPLSADLAHNPGLLAFTGPADNLLSLGGLVVWRGMGTTCILAAIMNFLLVLRHTRADEESGRLELLRSAPVRRSAPLDAALLTALIADLVLALLIAAGLIGAGLPAGGSLRFGLATAACGLFFAGLAAVTAQLTEFTRPATGVAAAGLATAYLLRAVGDSSGPHWLAWLSPIGWAQRSGAFGGGPWWTTPAALLAAGLLALAARRLEARRDFGGGIVASRPGPARATRLGSSFALAWRLQRGTLLAWTLGLAGFGLVSGGLAEGVGGLVDDSPQLADVLSALGGEQSVVDSYLATVFGIYGLLAGAYAVSALLRLRAEETEGRAEALLATPVGHLPWAAGHLAIALGGVAVMLLAAALTTGLTYGLAAGDLGGALPDAVRAAIGQIIAAWVFAGLGLLLFGLLPSAAPGAWAAIAGAAVLYLLGDALNLPQAVLDVSPFTHLPALPGGDPSVTPWLWLLTITALLAGAGLTALNRRDLH, encoded by the coding sequence ATGATCACGCTGACCCGCTTCGCCCTGCGCCGGGACCGGGTGAGGCTGACCGTCTGGCTGCTCGGGATCGCCTGCGTCCCGAGCGGTGTCGCGACCACCCTGGCCGATCTCTACCCCGACGTGGCGTCGCGCCGGCCGCTCTCCGCCGATCTGGCGCACAACCCCGGCCTGCTGGCCTTCACCGGTCCGGCCGACAACCTGCTCAGCCTCGGCGGCCTCGTGGTCTGGCGCGGCATGGGCACCACCTGCATCCTCGCCGCGATCATGAACTTCCTGCTGGTGCTGCGGCACACCCGGGCCGACGAGGAGTCCGGCCGTCTGGAGCTGCTGCGCTCCGCCCCGGTGCGCCGGTCGGCCCCGCTCGACGCCGCCCTGCTCACCGCCCTGATCGCCGACCTGGTGCTGGCCCTGCTGATCGCCGCCGGCCTGATCGGTGCCGGGCTGCCCGCCGGCGGGTCGCTACGGTTCGGGCTCGCCACGGCCGCCTGCGGCCTGTTCTTCGCCGGGCTCGCGGCGGTGACCGCCCAGCTCACCGAATTCACCCGCCCGGCAACCGGTGTCGCCGCCGCCGGGCTGGCCACGGCCTACCTGTTAAGGGCGGTCGGGGACTCGTCCGGCCCGCACTGGCTGGCCTGGCTGTCGCCGATCGGCTGGGCCCAGCGGTCCGGGGCCTTCGGTGGTGGCCCATGGTGGACGACGCCGGCCGCGCTGCTCGCGGCCGGGCTCCTCGCGCTGGCCGCCCGCCGCCTGGAGGCCCGGCGCGACTTCGGCGGGGGAATCGTGGCCTCCCGGCCGGGTCCGGCGCGGGCCACCCGGCTCGGCTCCTCGTTCGCCCTGGCCTGGCGACTCCAGCGCGGCACCCTGCTGGCCTGGACGCTCGGGCTGGCCGGGTTCGGCCTGGTGTCCGGCGGCCTGGCCGAGGGCGTGGGCGGGCTGGTCGACGACTCGCCCCAGCTGGCCGACGTGCTCTCCGCACTGGGCGGGGAGCAGTCGGTGGTCGACTCCTACCTGGCCACCGTGTTCGGCATCTACGGGCTGCTGGCGGGGGCCTACGCCGTGTCCGCGCTGCTGCGGCTGCGCGCCGAGGAGACGGAGGGCCGGGCCGAGGCGCTGCTCGCCACCCCGGTCGGCCACCTGCCCTGGGCCGCGGGCCACCTGGCGATCGCCCTGGGCGGCGTCGCCGTGATGCTGCTCGCGGCCGCACTGACCACCGGCCTCACCTACGGTCTGGCCGCCGGTGACCTGGGCGGCGCGCTGCCCGACGCGGTGCGGGCCGCGATCGGCCAGATCATCGCCGCCTGGGTGTTCGCCGGGCTCGGCCTGCTGCTGTTCGGGCTGCTGCCCTCGGCGGCGCCGGGGGCCTGGGCCGCGATCGCCGGGGCGGCCGTGCTGTATCTGCTCGGGGACGCCCTGAACCTGCCGCAGGCGGTGCTGGACGTGAGCCCGTTCACGCATCTGCCCGCCCTGCCCGGCGGCGATCCGTCCGTCACACCCTGGCTCTGGCTGCTCACGATCACTGCCCTCCTGGCCGGAGCCGGGCTGACCGCTTTGAACCGGCGTGACCTGCACTAG